One genomic segment of Paenibacillus sp. FSL H8-0332 includes these proteins:
- a CDS encoding helix-turn-helix transcriptional regulator produces the protein MGKRIVVNIADLAKKHKISMRELSRLSLVRHAALSELANGKRESINFSHIIRIAEALNIEDIREIIDLVDSNEKQ, from the coding sequence ATGGGGAAAAGAATAGTGGTTAACATAGCTGATTTAGCTAAAAAGCATAAGATTTCGATGCGGGAGTTGTCTAGACTATCGCTTGTCCGCCATGCTGCATTAAGCGAACTGGCCAATGGAAAACGAGAAAGTATTAATTTTAGTCATATCATTAGAATTGCAGAGGCTTTAAATATTGAAGATATAAGGGAGATTATTGATTTGGTTGATAGTAATGAAAAACAATAA
- a CDS encoding VTT domain-containing protein, with the protein MDWLLHKKRVSKVLLACVGLVTIIIFIRYLPQLLRVTMSLDGFRDYILSTGKLGPVMLVLFQILQTVIAPIPGEVVQIAGGYIYGTTLGAVFVTGGMLLGAMIAFYFTRFLGGTLIEGLLKRDKFKWMRGMMDNNKFSVFLFIIFIIPGLPKDMFIYAAGLTTIKPLRFFTILLIARLPWLLASVSIGANIYHKNYGPTIIISAISVLAFILGLIYKDKLIHRLTAFKGGKSGQ; encoded by the coding sequence ATGGATTGGTTATTACACAAAAAGCGGGTCAGCAAGGTTCTCCTCGCTTGCGTAGGCCTTGTGACCATTATCATATTCATCAGATACCTGCCGCAGCTTCTGCGCGTGACGATGTCTCTGGACGGCTTCCGGGATTACATCCTTTCTACGGGAAAATTAGGACCGGTCATGCTGGTTCTGTTCCAGATTCTCCAGACGGTCATTGCCCCCATACCAGGGGAGGTTGTTCAAATTGCCGGGGGATACATCTATGGGACAACTCTAGGGGCGGTCTTCGTGACCGGGGGAATGCTGCTGGGGGCGATGATCGCCTTTTACTTCACCCGGTTTCTGGGCGGGACGCTCATTGAAGGCTTGCTGAAGCGGGACAAGTTCAAGTGGATGAGAGGGATGATGGACAATAACAAATTTTCGGTCTTCCTGTTCATCATCTTTATCATTCCCGGACTGCCCAAGGATATGTTCATTTATGCGGCGGGACTGACGACGATCAAGCCCTTAAGATTCTTTACGATTCTGCTCATCGCCAGACTCCCGTGGCTGCTGGCTTCTGTGAGTATCGGAGCTAATATCTATCACAAGAATTATGGACCCACCATCATCATATCCGCGATCTCTGTCCTGGCCTTCATCCTCGGCTTAATCTATAAGGACAAGCTGATTCATAGATTAACTGCCTTCAAAGGCGGCAAAAGCGGGCAGTAG
- a CDS encoding DUF948 domain-containing protein produces MVIQLSVALAAVAFVCLVAFVILTLRKGMTTLGETNRTLGEVRNAIHGLTGEATQLIHTANQVTRDVKGKIKTIDPIFESAHNVGEVIQTVTETFKKNAADIGQSLNQEPEKAAVKSKSGQIRVNTKFQ; encoded by the coding sequence ATGGTTATCCAACTTAGTGTTGCTTTGGCGGCGGTTGCTTTTGTCTGTCTGGTTGCATTCGTGATCCTTACGCTGCGCAAGGGAATGACCACCCTCGGCGAGACTAACCGGACGCTGGGCGAGGTGAGGAATGCGATTCATGGATTAACGGGCGAGGCGACTCAGCTCATTCACACGGCGAATCAGGTCACCCGGGATGTGAAGGGTAAAATCAAAACGATCGATCCGATCTTCGAATCTGCGCACAATGTGGGCGAGGTCATTCAGACTGTGACCGAGACCTTCAAGAAGAACGCTGCCGACATCGGGCAGAGCTTGAACCAGGAGCCGGAGAAGGCTGCGGTCAAAAGTAAAAGCGGCCAGATCCGCGTTAATACGAAGTTTCAGTGA
- a CDS encoding WYL domain-containing protein yields the protein MAKESFDKEIQFLRMLSLAGGAYSRQQFAERLGISVHTYDKTLRNLKEMVTVLQQDLSTEQGTELSEWLRYNYYESADPLLLFLFRAKSLKETESIRLTLLLTALQSEELTAKELHDGCCDQMPADSPLPDEKTIRGDLKYLEEVGVIVRVNEKRPYRYKAANELLDQLTDDELLDLFDYVDVIANTQIPSVQGYLLRDTLKKALRIRDILPEATETHRYKYHYHSRILDEAHLYTIHGAIQQRRRIRFLYLSPKKGMNYTSQNTNPLFERESAGITDSLLPLRVVYDHQYGRWYLIGYHSRTGIKKLRMDGLTQVEEGEPVEEEEFAQRLKQLEAQLEYSWVTDTTRAVKVVVRFYNPSRSGANFIRERVEAQGQWGTITEESDTTFLYEITVNEIFEIKPWLRSFGSSCEILEPRWLRKQFMEEWKEIKSYYESL from the coding sequence ATGGCCAAGGAAAGCTTCGATAAAGAAATCCAGTTTCTCCGTATGCTGTCACTAGCCGGGGGAGCTTATAGCAGGCAGCAATTCGCCGAGCGGCTCGGCATTTCCGTACATACCTATGACAAAACGCTGCGCAATCTCAAAGAGATGGTAACCGTCCTGCAGCAGGATCTGAGCACAGAACAAGGCACCGAGCTGTCCGAATGGCTCCGCTACAATTACTATGAATCGGCCGATCCGCTGCTCCTGTTCCTGTTCCGGGCGAAATCGCTGAAGGAGACGGAGAGCATCCGGCTGACGCTGCTGTTAACTGCACTTCAGAGTGAGGAGCTGACGGCCAAGGAGCTGCATGACGGCTGCTGTGACCAGATGCCCGCCGATTCGCCGCTGCCGGACGAGAAGACCATCCGGGGAGACCTAAAATACCTGGAGGAGGTCGGCGTAATTGTAAGGGTGAATGAGAAACGCCCCTACCGGTACAAGGCAGCCAACGAACTGCTGGACCAGCTGACGGATGACGAGCTACTCGACCTGTTCGATTATGTAGATGTCATTGCCAATACGCAGATTCCGTCTGTCCAGGGTTACCTCCTGCGTGACACCTTGAAGAAGGCGCTGCGGATACGGGACATTCTTCCCGAAGCCACAGAGACCCATCGGTACAAATACCATTACCATTCACGGATTCTGGATGAGGCGCATCTCTATACGATCCACGGGGCGATCCAGCAGCGGCGGAGAATCAGGTTCCTCTACCTGTCGCCTAAAAAAGGCATGAACTACACCTCCCAGAACACCAACCCCCTCTTCGAGCGGGAATCGGCCGGGATTACGGACAGCCTTCTTCCGCTGCGTGTCGTCTACGATCATCAGTATGGGCGCTGGTATCTGATCGGCTATCACAGCCGGACTGGGATTAAGAAATTACGGATGGATGGCCTGACCCAGGTTGAAGAAGGCGAGCCTGTAGAAGAAGAGGAGTTTGCGCAGAGACTTAAGCAATTGGAGGCTCAGCTGGAGTATAGCTGGGTAACTGATACCACCCGTGCGGTGAAGGTTGTCGTCCGATTCTATAACCCCAGCCGGTCCGGCGCCAACTTCATCCGCGAGCGGGTCGAGGCGCAGGGGCAGTGGGGAACCATTACGGAGGAATCCGATACTACCTTCCTGTACGAGATTACAGTGAACGAGATCTTTGAGATCAAGCCGTGGCTGCGGAGCTTCGGCTCCAGCTGCGAGATTCTGGAGCCCCGCTGGCTGCGCAAGCAGTTCATGGAGGAATGGAAGGAGATTAAGAGCTACTATGAATCCCTTTGA
- a CDS encoding WYL domain-containing protein has product MNPFEKIFNFQIISRLEEAGSLALTSQERSWLKTMLGHPAAAEAFSTETLRKLNSLLEAEASIEVGEIIIEKARSKERQVYHPLLRPLRRIIMQNQGIQITYAIKHGGERNDPSGFPHKLEYNMYKREWYLQWYSTRQRSLMSTKLRNIVSADPAPIPAHRIDGLKARIARLLDGLRESACIQVIPVYNAELSRILSTFSCFDKSVAFDEATGIYHITVHYMRDDSEFLLSRIRFLGLRVKITQGEQLKQRMLKSAEMAVGRYGEMEK; this is encoded by the coding sequence ATGAATCCCTTTGAGAAAATATTCAACTTCCAGATCATCTCCCGCCTGGAAGAGGCCGGCTCCCTGGCGCTAACCTCGCAGGAGCGTTCCTGGCTGAAGACGATGCTGGGACATCCGGCGGCGGCTGAAGCTTTTTCAACCGAAACCTTACGTAAACTGAATTCCCTGCTCGAGGCCGAAGCCTCTATTGAAGTAGGAGAGATTATCATCGAGAAGGCCCGCAGCAAGGAGCGCCAGGTCTATCATCCGCTGCTCCGCCCCCTACGGCGCATCATCATGCAGAATCAGGGAATTCAGATCACGTATGCGATCAAGCATGGCGGGGAACGGAACGATCCGTCCGGCTTCCCTCACAAGCTGGAGTACAATATGTATAAGCGGGAGTGGTACTTACAATGGTATAGCACCCGGCAGCGCTCGCTCATGTCCACGAAGCTGCGGAACATCGTGTCTGCCGATCCCGCTCCCATCCCCGCCCACCGGATCGACGGCCTCAAGGCCCGGATCGCCCGTCTCCTAGACGGTCTGAGAGAATCGGCCTGCATTCAGGTCATTCCTGTCTACAATGCCGAGCTGTCGCGGATCTTGTCCACGTTCTCCTGCTTCGATAAGTCCGTGGCCTTCGATGAAGCTACCGGGATCTACCACATCACCGTCCACTACATGAGGGACGACAGCGAGTTCCTGCTCTCCCGTATCCGCTTCCTGGGCCTGCGCGTAAAGATCACCCAGGGCGAGCAGCTGAAGCAGCGTATGCTGAAGTCAGCGGAGATGGCGGTGGGAAGGTATGGGGAGATGGAAAAGTGA
- a CDS encoding winged helix-turn-helix domain-containing protein, which yields MSESIGNQQVIDIFENLSPYLQGLGDPVRQRIISLLIDRDSMNVSQIAEHIPMSRPTVSHHLKILRQSGLLSVQKKGTEMYYKLEFNDAIELLKQLVHLVEVECQS from the coding sequence ATGAGCGAGTCGATAGGTAATCAACAAGTCATTGATATTTTCGAGAATCTAAGCCCTTATCTCCAAGGTCTAGGAGACCCTGTTCGCCAGCGAATCATATCGCTGCTAATTGATCGAGATAGCATGAACGTATCACAGATTGCAGAGCATATTCCCATGTCACGCCCTACAGTCTCTCATCACCTGAAAATATTGCGCCAATCCGGGCTGCTGTCGGTTCAGAAAAAAGGGACTGAGATGTATTACAAACTGGAGTTCAACGATGCTATCGAATTGCTCAAACAGCTCGTTCATCTCGTAGAAGTGGAATGTCAGAGCTAG
- a CDS encoding saccharopine dehydrogenase, giving the protein MNRKKVLIAGGYGAVGVQIARILHDRHPDLELVLGGRSAGKAAPFPSDRVHTVVVDTQAVDPLIHAGENITLIINAVNDLDDRLLVSAVRRKIPLIDVTRWTEVFQQAIRTLDQEELHAPVILSSGWMAGTASLFAMMLSKSLQNVEVNIHALYSLRDKAGPDSAAFMDRMSIPFHITQSNTSRLVYPMTDPVKVQFPNGYATHCYRLDTPDHVTLPRTHHIDSASFRISFDHKVSTYALAGLVKTGIWKMISGDRFKPFRRKLLYNPGTGSAHHLVIQLKGMDAKGNLVERKMTVSDPLGQTHMTALGAAVQAENLLLMMSTDEPMDPGIYYPEHLFDHRMDMDAVTHFFTQYDVQVSYS; this is encoded by the coding sequence ATGAATAGAAAAAAGGTTCTCATCGCTGGAGGCTATGGTGCTGTAGGGGTACAGATTGCCCGCATTTTACATGACAGGCACCCTGATCTGGAGTTAGTGCTGGGCGGTCGCTCTGCTGGCAAAGCAGCCCCTTTCCCATCGGACCGGGTGCACACGGTTGTTGTTGATACCCAGGCAGTCGATCCGCTGATTCACGCAGGAGAAAATATAACTTTAATCATTAATGCCGTGAACGATCTGGATGATCGACTACTGGTATCAGCAGTGCGAAGAAAAATTCCACTCATTGATGTCACACGCTGGACAGAAGTGTTTCAGCAAGCGATACGCACATTAGATCAGGAAGAGCTTCATGCCCCCGTGATTCTATCTTCGGGCTGGATGGCGGGAACGGCCTCCCTGTTTGCAATGATGCTCTCGAAATCGCTTCAGAACGTTGAGGTTAACATCCATGCCTTGTACTCCCTGCGGGATAAGGCCGGCCCGGATTCAGCAGCCTTCATGGACCGGATGAGCATTCCTTTTCATATCACTCAATCCAATACGAGCCGACTTGTCTATCCCATGACTGACCCGGTTAAAGTACAGTTTCCAAATGGATACGCGACGCACTGTTACAGACTGGATACTCCTGATCATGTCACCTTGCCCCGTACCCATCATATCGATTCTGCCAGCTTTCGCATTTCCTTCGATCATAAGGTTTCCACTTATGCACTCGCAGGACTGGTCAAAACCGGAATATGGAAGATGATTAGTGGGGATCGATTCAAGCCTTTCAGACGGAAATTATTGTACAATCCGGGAACCGGGAGCGCTCATCACCTGGTTATTCAATTGAAAGGCATGGATGCGAAGGGTAACCTAGTGGAACGAAAGATGACCGTCTCAGATCCACTCGGTCAAACCCATATGACTGCGCTTGGCGCTGCGGTGCAGGCCGAAAATTTACTGCTGATGATGTCTACGGATGAGCCGATGGATCCAGGCATCTATTATCCTGAGCACTTGTTCGATCACCGAATGGACATGGATGCAGTCACTCACTTTTTCACACAATACGATGTTCAAGTATCTTATTCTTGA
- a CDS encoding pectate lyase — translation MKRIVAKVTSMTLLFTLTLTLLFSGWGTSVVHAAGLTVTGSGGGNEAAYVEWSPVSNASGYMVFIKAASAADSQYQQLHNELIRKYASYWRADAVGLAAGSYVMKVEAVLSGGGTASAVTGTLAAVPYDRSGFAFSAQSPYGTGSGAYTNNGTLKSGAQVLYVTSQNAQTVTLPVVVSSSGTVQTGVGLGGILSLRQKGYDTTPLAIRFIGKVTAADLSGQLNSGGYLEVKGKSNYTEMNLTIEGIGTDSYAYGWGLLLRYAGNVEVRNLGLMLFPDDGISMDTGNANVWVHNNDIFYGSAGSDADQAKGDGSTDLKKGSTYITISYNHYFDSGKAALVGLSESTEFFVTLHHNWFDHSDSRHPRIRVASVHVYNNFYDGVSKYGVGVTTGASAFVESNVFRNAKYPMLSSLQGTDALGEGTFSGENGGMIKAYNNSITGAASLIYANSNSGTAPANAASHDAYLASSRSEAVPGLYKALVGGTAYNNFDTLVDTGVSVAAVDNVSAVEQKVTAGAGRQGGGDFSWAFNNAVDDTAYALNAPLMSAIRSYTSGLVSVGGNANPGGPSPTPAATPVPTVTPVPTATPVPTTTPAPTAAPTSTPAPGAAVHNFTASGTSSSFFTIQGNLSTSKGTVSYNGLTLTQCLKIESATSIQFTTAKASTLTLVFGSEGTKIKVDGTSYPITNGVATVPLAAGAHTISKDSTANLYYLVVE, via the coding sequence ATGAAAAGAATCGTTGCGAAGGTAACCAGTATGACTCTGTTGTTCACTCTTACACTCACTCTACTATTCAGCGGGTGGGGAACGTCGGTGGTGCACGCTGCAGGACTTACGGTAACAGGCAGTGGAGGCGGAAATGAAGCTGCATATGTGGAGTGGTCACCTGTCAGTAATGCATCCGGCTATATGGTATTCATCAAAGCGGCGAGCGCCGCAGATTCCCAGTATCAGCAGCTCCATAATGAATTGATCCGCAAATATGCCTCCTACTGGAGAGCAGATGCCGTAGGCCTTGCGGCCGGAAGCTATGTTATGAAGGTGGAAGCCGTGCTGTCAGGCGGGGGAACGGCAAGTGCAGTGACGGGTACGCTGGCCGCCGTGCCGTATGACCGGTCCGGGTTTGCTTTTTCAGCCCAATCTCCATATGGTACAGGCTCCGGCGCTTATACTAACAATGGAACGCTGAAGAGCGGGGCACAGGTGCTGTATGTCACCTCCCAGAATGCACAGACTGTAACGCTCCCCGTAGTGGTCAGCAGCTCAGGTACAGTGCAGACGGGAGTAGGTCTTGGCGGCATTCTTTCGCTTCGGCAAAAAGGCTATGATACCACCCCGCTCGCGATCCGGTTTATCGGAAAAGTGACGGCTGCTGATCTGAGCGGACAGCTCAATAGCGGCGGTTATTTGGAGGTGAAGGGGAAGAGCAATTACACCGAGATGAATCTGACGATTGAAGGGATCGGCACAGATTCGTATGCCTATGGCTGGGGGCTGCTGCTCAGATATGCAGGGAATGTAGAGGTGAGAAATCTTGGCCTGATGTTATTCCCGGATGACGGCATTTCCATGGATACAGGCAACGCGAATGTGTGGGTGCATAATAACGATATTTTCTATGGATCGGCGGGGAGTGATGCCGACCAGGCCAAGGGCGACGGCTCCACGGACCTCAAGAAAGGCTCCACGTATATCACCATTTCGTACAACCATTACTTCGATTCCGGCAAAGCAGCTCTGGTCGGACTTAGCGAATCCACAGAGTTCTTCGTCACCTTGCACCACAACTGGTTCGATCATTCCGACTCGCGTCACCCGCGGATCAGAGTAGCCTCGGTCCATGTGTATAATAACTTCTATGACGGCGTGTCAAAATACGGTGTGGGCGTGACGACCGGTGCTTCGGCCTTCGTGGAAAGTAATGTGTTCCGCAATGCCAAATATCCGATGCTAAGCTCCCTTCAGGGGACAGATGCTCTGGGCGAAGGCACGTTCTCCGGGGAAAACGGCGGGATGATCAAAGCGTACAACAACAGTATCACGGGTGCGGCGAGTCTGATCTATGCGAACTCCAACAGCGGAACGGCTCCAGCCAATGCAGCCTCCCACGATGCTTACCTGGCCTCATCGAGAAGCGAAGCCGTTCCCGGCTTGTACAAAGCACTTGTCGGCGGAACAGCATATAACAACTTCGATACGCTGGTCGATACAGGTGTCAGCGTAGCAGCTGTCGATAACGTAAGCGCAGTAGAGCAGAAAGTTACAGCGGGAGCGGGACGCCAGGGGGGCGGCGATTTCAGCTGGGCCTTCAATAACGCTGTAGATGACACCGCCTATGCCCTCAATGCGCCGTTAATGTCTGCCATCCGCAGCTACACCTCAGGGCTGGTATCTGTGGGAGGCAACGCTAACCCGGGAGGCCCATCGCCGACTCCAGCAGCAACGCCTGTGCCAACGGTAACTCCGGTGCCAACAGCGACTCCGGTGCCGACAACAACTCCCGCGCCGACAGCAGCACCTACGTCAACGCCTGCTCCGGGAGCGGCGGTTCACAATTTTACAGCGTCAGGAACTTCGAGCAGCTTTTTCACCATTCAGGGCAATCTCTCCACCAGCAAGGGAACGGTCTCCTATAACGGACTGACCTTAACGCAATGTCTGAAGATCGAGAGCGCCACCAGTATCCAGTTCACCACAGCCAAGGCTTCAACGCTAACACTGGTGTTTGGCTCTGAGGGAACCAAGATTAAGGTGGATGGGACAAGCTATCCTATAACGAACGGTGTGGCCACCGTCCCCCTTGCGGCAGGCGCGCATACGATTTCGAAGGATAGTACTGCTAATTTGTATTATTTGGTGGTGGAGTAA
- a CDS encoding response regulator transcription factor, translated as MMNAAKTILIADDNHEIREIVRVLLESEQYHVIEAIDGEDAVNKVDDTIDLIILDIMMPRKSGFKACVEIRELTSAPILFLTAKTQDSDKTLAFSAGSDDYLSKPFSYTELVSRVKALLRRYYVYKGKEDTSAPSDVITFNGLSVNTTVNEVRMNEKELTLTEIEYKLLALMAGNRNKIFSAQNLYESVWGEPYFYSCNNTVMVHIRNLRMKLEKDPQNPKFIKTVWGKGYRIES; from the coding sequence ATGATGAATGCTGCCAAGACCATACTTATAGCCGACGACAACCACGAGATCCGGGAGATTGTCCGGGTACTGCTGGAGAGCGAGCAATATCATGTCATAGAGGCTATAGACGGCGAAGACGCTGTGAATAAAGTAGACGATACCATCGACCTGATTATCTTGGACATCATGATGCCCCGGAAATCGGGCTTCAAGGCTTGCGTGGAGATTCGTGAGCTGACCAGCGCGCCTATCTTATTTTTGACAGCTAAGACTCAAGATTCTGATAAAACCTTGGCCTTCTCTGCGGGTAGTGACGACTACCTGTCCAAGCCCTTCTCCTACACCGAATTGGTGTCCCGGGTGAAGGCCTTACTTAGGCGGTATTATGTATACAAAGGCAAAGAGGATACCTCTGCCCCCTCAGATGTGATTACCTTCAATGGGCTAAGTGTTAATACTACCGTCAACGAGGTAAGGATGAATGAGAAGGAGCTGACCCTGACCGAAATTGAGTACAAGCTGCTGGCGCTGATGGCCGGCAACCGCAATAAGATTTTCTCGGCACAGAATCTGTATGAGAGTGTGTGGGGCGAGCCTTACTTCTACAGCTGTAACAATACGGTGATGGTTCATATCCGCAACCTGCGGATGAAGCTGGAGAAGGACCCGCAGAATCCCAAGTTCATCAAAACCGTCTGGGGAAAGGGGTACCGGATTGAATCATAA
- a CDS encoding class I SAM-dependent methyltransferase: protein MAIVQLRSTNPQLSFIIKKNPQSGMQLRPVRQGTAYGWYSDETTYNVYFKDADNEVSYKKNDGESFEYLNVSRYNTPLFPLNAVNEFFSTPFKARDDRDAEGFEHSFTIQMIHVERLHYIRFFEQHLKDYTFTLEHQAHKSYSLTITTHKSLYHLLHVVSVLSLFLSIFGDEYIDISDRILDKYIRSLNVMDAPFYIRSLFARNLLKTREQFKRYKAAVEQTDLYPIGLEYGSTAMQRRTFISGVLPFDKPILDIGCGEGFYAIPYAGKIEGAYYAVDINEELLEVVNRKAKAKELDNIVTLRSLEHFLESYNGEQVDIILTEVVEHMSETEAAALIRQIIRHVDFGQLVVTTPNAEFNPYYELEGFRHEDHKWEKGQAAFEEWLTATLQGLGVEAEFSLMGDRVGDIRTTQSAIVRRQEG from the coding sequence ATGGCTATTGTACAACTGAGATCAACGAACCCGCAGCTAAGCTTCATAATTAAAAAGAATCCGCAGAGCGGCATGCAGCTGCGCCCGGTCCGTCAGGGTACCGCTTACGGCTGGTATTCGGATGAGACCACCTATAATGTGTATTTCAAGGATGCTGACAATGAGGTCTCCTATAAAAAAAACGATGGCGAGAGCTTCGAGTACCTCAATGTCTCCCGCTATAACACCCCGTTATTCCCGCTGAATGCGGTGAATGAGTTCTTCTCTACCCCGTTCAAGGCACGGGATGATCGGGATGCGGAGGGGTTTGAGCACTCTTTTACCATCCAGATGATTCATGTCGAGCGGTTGCACTACATCCGGTTCTTCGAGCAGCATCTGAAGGATTATACGTTCACCCTGGAGCATCAGGCGCATAAGAGCTATTCCCTGACCATTACTACGCATAAAAGCTTATACCACCTCCTGCATGTGGTCAGTGTGCTGTCCTTATTCTTATCGATCTTCGGGGATGAATATATCGATATTTCGGATCGGATTCTGGACAAATATATCCGCAGTCTGAACGTGATGGACGCCCCATTCTATATCCGCAGCCTGTTCGCCCGGAATCTCCTGAAGACCCGGGAGCAGTTCAAGCGGTACAAGGCGGCGGTCGAGCAAACGGATCTGTACCCGATTGGTCTGGAATATGGCAGTACGGCGATGCAGCGGCGGACGTTCATCTCGGGTGTGCTTCCTTTCGATAAGCCCATTCTGGATATCGGCTGCGGGGAAGGCTTCTACGCCATTCCGTATGCCGGGAAGATTGAAGGCGCTTATTATGCGGTGGATATCAACGAGGAGCTGCTGGAGGTCGTGAACCGGAAGGCAAAGGCCAAGGAGCTCGATAACATCGTCACCTTACGCTCGCTGGAGCATTTCCTGGAGTCGTACAACGGGGAGCAGGTGGATATCATACTGACTGAGGTTGTGGAGCATATGAGCGAGACGGAAGCGGCTGCGCTGATCCGGCAGATCATCCGCCATGTGGACTTCGGACAGCTGGTTGTGACCACGCCGAATGCGGAGTTCAATCCTTACTATGAGCTGGAGGGCTTCCGGCATGAGGATCACAAGTGGGAAAAGGGTCAGGCGGCGTTCGAAGAGTGGCTGACTGCCACACTGCAAGGGCTGGGCGTGGAAGCCGAATTCTCGCTCATGGGTGACCGGGTGGGCGACATTCGTACCACGCAGAGCGCGATTGTGCGCAGACAGGAGGGTTAG
- a CDS encoding nucleotidyltransferase domain-containing protein, with protein sequence MNPINTLIHEQLKQIEQEEQVTILYACESGSRAWGFPSKDSDYDVRFIYVHRPEWYLSIWDTRDVIERPINNMLDISGWDLRKALKLFHKSNPPLLEWLQSPIQYAEKFSVAEQLSGISPYTFSPKSCMYHYLNMAKGNYRDYLQGEQVKIKKYFYVLRPVLACEWIHRYGEMPPMAFEVLVDRLIPRDGELWHVVQQLLARKKLGEELDLEPRLSAINEYLEEQLKVLEQIAAAYLSAKKDNRDGQLDALFRDALREVWGLNLNYID encoded by the coding sequence ATGAACCCTATAAATACGCTCATCCATGAGCAATTGAAGCAGATTGAACAAGAGGAGCAAGTGACGATCCTCTATGCCTGTGAGTCAGGCAGCAGGGCGTGGGGGTTCCCCTCGAAGGACAGTGATTATGATGTGCGGTTCATCTACGTGCATCGGCCAGAGTGGTATTTATCGATCTGGGATACAAGGGATGTCATAGAGCGTCCTATTAACAATATGCTGGATATTAGCGGCTGGGATCTGCGCAAAGCCCTCAAGCTGTTCCACAAATCCAACCCGCCGCTGCTGGAGTGGCTGCAATCTCCGATCCAGTATGCTGAGAAGTTCAGCGTGGCGGAGCAGCTTAGTGGGATCTCACCTTATACCTTTTCGCCGAAATCCTGTATGTACCATTACCTGAATATGGCCAAAGGCAACTACCGGGATTACCTGCAAGGGGAGCAGGTCAAGATCAAGAAGTATTTCTACGTGCTGCGCCCGGTGCTGGCCTGTGAGTGGATTCACCGGTACGGGGAGATGCCGCCGATGGCATTCGAGGTACTGGTGGACCGGCTGATTCCAAGGGACGGTGAGCTATGGCATGTCGTGCAGCAACTGCTGGCCCGGAAGAAGTTGGGTGAGGAGCTGGACCTGGAGCCGCGGCTGAGTGCGATTAACGAGTATCTGGAGGAGCAGCTGAAGGTGCTGGAGCAGATCGCGGCGGCATACCTGAGTGCTAAGAAGGATAATCGGGACGGGCAGCTTGATGCTCTGTTCCGGGATGCCTTGCGGGAAGTATGGGGGTTGAATTTAAACTATATAGATTGA